One window from the genome of Cucumis melo cultivar AY chromosome 10, USDA_Cmelo_AY_1.0, whole genome shotgun sequence encodes:
- the LOC103500170 gene encoding protein RDM16 isoform X2, whose translation MGKFSLEAPLMKKGHWGMDLWWNLPIYHQQVCPRICYILVLSFLSSTDGTSSTAGKSGNLSLDALAKAKKALQMQKELAEKLKKIPLMKKVGGSSSANSSVVKLEEKAKPPTGVLGQLSTTNDATTLSTGVVSSSSTFPSAANALDGGMNVPAGLTSIPHIEAVKRAQELAARMGFRQDPEFAPLINLFPGNIATDVAVPQKPTKVPVLRLDALGREIDEQGNVVNITKPSNLSTLKVNINKQKKDAFQILKPELDVDPDSNPHFDERMGINKTKLLRPKRMSFQFVEEGKWSKEAETLKLRSKFGEAQAKERKEKQAQLAKAKAAPDINPNLIEVSERVVKEKTKDPIPEIEWWDVPLLHSSTYEGLGDGFVADDKLRKDKITIYVEHPRPIEPPAEPAPPPPQPLKLTKKEQKKLRTQRRLAKEKDRQEMIRQGLIEPPKPKVKMSNLMKVLGSEATQDPTKLEKEIRAAAAEREQAHIDRNIARKLTPAERREKKERKLFDDSNSLETFVSVYKINDLSHPQARFKVDVNARENRLTGCAVICDGISVLVVEGGSKSIKRYAKLMLRRINWAASVKEEEEEETDDKPVNKCSLVWQGSVAKSSFNRFSIQECMTEAAARKIFADAGVGHYWDFAVNFSDDQI comes from the exons ATGGGAAAGTTCAGTTTGGAGGCACCACTGATGAAAAAAGGTCACTGGGGAAT GGATCTATGGTGGAACCTACCGATATACCATCAGCAAGTGTGCCCCAGAATTTGTTACATCCTAGTCCTTTCCTTCCTATCAAG TACAGATGGGACATCCTCAACTGCTGGGAAAAGTGGAAATCTCTCTCTTGATGCTTTAGCAAAAGCTAAGAAAGCTTTACAGATGCAGAAAGAATTAGCGGAGAAGTTGAAGAAAATTCCCCTG ATGAAGAAGGTTGGGGGTTCAAGTTCTGCTAATAGCTCAGTTGTGAAATTGGAGGAGAAAGCTAAACCTCCCACTGGTGTATTGGGTCAACTGTCAACTACCAATGATGCTACAACTCTTTCAACTGGGGTGGTGTCTAGTTCGTCGACATTCCCTTCTGCTGCCAATGCTCTTGATGGTGGTATGAATGTTCCTGCTGGCCTTACCTCTATACCCCATATTGAAGCTGTCAAGCGAGCTCAGGAGCTTGCTGCCAGGATGGGATTTCGCCAGGATCCAGAGTTTGCTCCTCTTATAAATTTGTTTCCAGGGAACATAGCAACTGATGTTGCTGTTCCACAGAAGCCAACCAAGGTCCCTGTTCTTCGTCTTGACGCACTTGGTAGGGAAATTGACGAACAAGGAAATGTTGTCAATATAACCAAACCCAGCAACCTTAGCACTCTTAAG GTTAACATCAACAAGCAAAAAAAGGATGCATTTCAGATCCTTAAACCTGAACTTGATGTGGATCCAGATTCAAACCCTCATTTTGATGAGAGAATGGGTATAAATAAAACTAAACTGCTGAGGCCAAAGAGAATGAGTTTCCAGTTTGTTGAGGAAGGGAAATGGTCGAAGGAGGCCGAAACCTTAAAATTGAGG AGTAAATTTGGAGAGGCACAAGCCAAAGAACGAAAAGAAAAGCAGGCACAGTTGGCCAAGGCAAAGGCTGCACCTGATATAAATCCAAATTTGATTGAGGTATCAGAGAGAGTGGTgaaggaaaaaacaaaagacCCGATTCCTGAAATTGAGTGGTG GGATGTCCCACTTTTGCATTCCAGCACATATGAGGGTTTGGGAGATGGTTTTGTGGCCGATGACAAATTAAGGAAGGACAAGATTACCATATATGTGGAGCATCCTCGTCCTATCGAACCTCCTGCCGAGCCAGCTCCTCCCCCTCCTCAACCCCTAAAGCTAACAAAGAAGGAGCAGAAAAAACTCCGTACACAGCGTCGTCTAGCAAAGGAGAAAGATAGACAGGAAATGATTAGACAAGGCCTGATAGAACCACCTAAACCGAAAGTTAAAATGAGCAATTTAATGAAAGTTCTTGGCTCCGAAGCAACCCAAGATCCCACTAAACTTGAGAAAGAGATTCGTGCTGCAGCTGCTGAGAGGGAGCAAGCTCACATAGATCGAAATATTGCAAGAAAACTTACCCCTGCAGAGCGCCGTGAGAAGAAAGAACGTAAACTATTTGATGATTCAAATTCACTTGAGACATTTGTGTCTGTTTACAAGATCAACGATCTATCACACCCACAGGCCCGGTTTAAAGTTGACGTTAATGCTAGAGAGAACCGATTGACAGGGTGTGCTGTGATATGCGATGGCATCAGTGTTCTGGTTGTTGAAGGGGGAAGCAAGTCCATCAAGAGGTACGCAAAACTTATGCTCAGGCGTATAAACTGGGCTGCTTCTGTGAAAGAGGAGGAAGAGGAGGAAACTGACGATAAGCCCGTTAACAAATGTTCATTGGTATGGCAAGGAAGTGTTGCCAAATCTAGCTTCAATAGATTTTCTATCCAGGAGTGCATGACTGAGGCAGCTGCTAGGAAGATTTTCGCTGATGCTGGTGTTGGTCATTACTGGGATTTTGCCGTTAACTTTTCCGATGATCAAATATAA
- the LOC103500170 gene encoding protein RDM16 isoform X1 gives MDRVSEKEKSSKRSREERDRDHKHRSRDTEDKHLSKDEKHRESDRHHRRRHHRSDRDSKRERSHEPREHKHRRDRSPDEREGSQDRDFKRERSYELREERERSRDRDSSKREKSNEPRGLREGSEERGKLREVRREESDNEREREGSFEPIQNSVRSNKRKERGGSEDRFDGGEKRARASEVGNEVNGAEMDEKKERRRFADGEKDDGANLSGRARRDRKRFEDRVKEEDNGGNVDEKHAKVIEYKSKGDVGDGKVQFGGTTDEKRSLGNGSMVEPTDIPSASVPQNLLHPSPFLPIKVSSISTTNENKGVSITRSHEVHGKSSTDGTSSTAGKSGNLSLDALAKAKKALQMQKELAEKLKKIPLMKKVGGSSSANSSVVKLEEKAKPPTGVLGQLSTTNDATTLSTGVVSSSSTFPSAANALDGGMNVPAGLTSIPHIEAVKRAQELAARMGFRQDPEFAPLINLFPGNIATDVAVPQKPTKVPVLRLDALGREIDEQGNVVNITKPSNLSTLKVNINKQKKDAFQILKPELDVDPDSNPHFDERMGINKTKLLRPKRMSFQFVEEGKWSKEAETLKLRSKFGEAQAKERKEKQAQLAKAKAAPDINPNLIEVSERVVKEKTKDPIPEIEWWDVPLLHSSTYEGLGDGFVADDKLRKDKITIYVEHPRPIEPPAEPAPPPPQPLKLTKKEQKKLRTQRRLAKEKDRQEMIRQGLIEPPKPKVKMSNLMKVLGSEATQDPTKLEKEIRAAAAEREQAHIDRNIARKLTPAERREKKERKLFDDSNSLETFVSVYKINDLSHPQARFKVDVNARENRLTGCAVICDGISVLVVEGGSKSIKRYAKLMLRRINWAASVKEEEEEETDDKPVNKCSLVWQGSVAKSSFNRFSIQECMTEAAARKIFADAGVGHYWDFAVNFSDDQI, from the exons ATGGATAGGGTTTCCGAGAAGGAGAAATCAAGCAAGCGTTCTCGAGAAGAACGCGATCGAGACCACAAGCATCGAAGTCGGGATACCGAGGATAAGCATTTATCCAAGGATGAAAAGCATCGTGAGTCCGATCGCCACCATCGCCGGCGACACCATCGATCGGACCGTGATTCGAAGCGCGAGCGTTCGCATGAGCCTCGTGAACACAAACATCGGCGTGATAGGTCTCCTGATGAGCGTGAAGGCTCCCAAGACCGCGATTTTAAGCGGGAAAGGTCTTATGAACTTAGggaggagagagaaagaagtAGGGATAGGGATTCGTCTAAGCGAGAGAAGTCGAATGAACCTAGAGGATTGAGAGAAGGCAGCGAAGAGCGTGGCAAGCTTCGTGAGGTGAGGCGCGAGGAATCAGACAATGAGCGTGAACGGGAAGGGTCGTTCGAGCCAATTCAGAATTCCGTACGTTCAAACAAGAGGAAGGAGAGGGGAGGAAGTGAGGATAGGTTTGATGGCGGGGAGAAGAGGGCTAGGGCTTCGGAAGTTGGGAATGAAGTGAATGGAGCTGAGATGGACGAGAAAAAGGAGCGGAGGAGATTTGCTGACGGTGAAAAAGACGATGGAGCAAACTTGAGTGGTAGGGCAAGGAGGGACCGGAAGCGGTTTGAGGATCGAGTGAAGGAAGAAGATAATGGTGGAAATGTTGATGAGAAGCATGCGAAAGTGATTGAATACAAGTCCAAAGGAGACGTGGGGGATGGGAAAGTTCAGTTTGGAGGCACCACTGATGAAAAAAGGTCACTGGGGAAT GGATCTATGGTGGAACCTACCGATATACCATCAGCAAGTGTGCCCCAGAATTTGTTACATCCTAGTCCTTTCCTTCCTATCAAGGTATCTTCAATTTCTACCACAAATGAAAATAAGGGAGTTAGTATTACCAGATCTCATGAGGTTCATGGAAAATCTAGTACAGATGGGACATCCTCAACTGCTGGGAAAAGTGGAAATCTCTCTCTTGATGCTTTAGCAAAAGCTAAGAAAGCTTTACAGATGCAGAAAGAATTAGCGGAGAAGTTGAAGAAAATTCCCCTG ATGAAGAAGGTTGGGGGTTCAAGTTCTGCTAATAGCTCAGTTGTGAAATTGGAGGAGAAAGCTAAACCTCCCACTGGTGTATTGGGTCAACTGTCAACTACCAATGATGCTACAACTCTTTCAACTGGGGTGGTGTCTAGTTCGTCGACATTCCCTTCTGCTGCCAATGCTCTTGATGGTGGTATGAATGTTCCTGCTGGCCTTACCTCTATACCCCATATTGAAGCTGTCAAGCGAGCTCAGGAGCTTGCTGCCAGGATGGGATTTCGCCAGGATCCAGAGTTTGCTCCTCTTATAAATTTGTTTCCAGGGAACATAGCAACTGATGTTGCTGTTCCACAGAAGCCAACCAAGGTCCCTGTTCTTCGTCTTGACGCACTTGGTAGGGAAATTGACGAACAAGGAAATGTTGTCAATATAACCAAACCCAGCAACCTTAGCACTCTTAAG GTTAACATCAACAAGCAAAAAAAGGATGCATTTCAGATCCTTAAACCTGAACTTGATGTGGATCCAGATTCAAACCCTCATTTTGATGAGAGAATGGGTATAAATAAAACTAAACTGCTGAGGCCAAAGAGAATGAGTTTCCAGTTTGTTGAGGAAGGGAAATGGTCGAAGGAGGCCGAAACCTTAAAATTGAGG AGTAAATTTGGAGAGGCACAAGCCAAAGAACGAAAAGAAAAGCAGGCACAGTTGGCCAAGGCAAAGGCTGCACCTGATATAAATCCAAATTTGATTGAGGTATCAGAGAGAGTGGTgaaggaaaaaacaaaagacCCGATTCCTGAAATTGAGTGGTG GGATGTCCCACTTTTGCATTCCAGCACATATGAGGGTTTGGGAGATGGTTTTGTGGCCGATGACAAATTAAGGAAGGACAAGATTACCATATATGTGGAGCATCCTCGTCCTATCGAACCTCCTGCCGAGCCAGCTCCTCCCCCTCCTCAACCCCTAAAGCTAACAAAGAAGGAGCAGAAAAAACTCCGTACACAGCGTCGTCTAGCAAAGGAGAAAGATAGACAGGAAATGATTAGACAAGGCCTGATAGAACCACCTAAACCGAAAGTTAAAATGAGCAATTTAATGAAAGTTCTTGGCTCCGAAGCAACCCAAGATCCCACTAAACTTGAGAAAGAGATTCGTGCTGCAGCTGCTGAGAGGGAGCAAGCTCACATAGATCGAAATATTGCAAGAAAACTTACCCCTGCAGAGCGCCGTGAGAAGAAAGAACGTAAACTATTTGATGATTCAAATTCACTTGAGACATTTGTGTCTGTTTACAAGATCAACGATCTATCACACCCACAGGCCCGGTTTAAAGTTGACGTTAATGCTAGAGAGAACCGATTGACAGGGTGTGCTGTGATATGCGATGGCATCAGTGTTCTGGTTGTTGAAGGGGGAAGCAAGTCCATCAAGAGGTACGCAAAACTTATGCTCAGGCGTATAAACTGGGCTGCTTCTGTGAAAGAGGAGGAAGAGGAGGAAACTGACGATAAGCCCGTTAACAAATGTTCATTGGTATGGCAAGGAAGTGTTGCCAAATCTAGCTTCAATAGATTTTCTATCCAGGAGTGCATGACTGAGGCAGCTGCTAGGAAGATTTTCGCTGATGCTGGTGTTGGTCATTACTGGGATTTTGCCGTTAACTTTTCCGATGATCAAATATAA
- the LOC103500170 gene encoding protein RDM16 isoform X3, which yields MQKELAEKLKKIPLMKKVGGSSSANSSVVKLEEKAKPPTGVLGQLSTTNDATTLSTGVVSSSSTFPSAANALDGGMNVPAGLTSIPHIEAVKRAQELAARMGFRQDPEFAPLINLFPGNIATDVAVPQKPTKVPVLRLDALGREIDEQGNVVNITKPSNLSTLKVNINKQKKDAFQILKPELDVDPDSNPHFDERMGINKTKLLRPKRMSFQFVEEGKWSKEAETLKLRSKFGEAQAKERKEKQAQLAKAKAAPDINPNLIEVSERVVKEKTKDPIPEIEWWDVPLLHSSTYEGLGDGFVADDKLRKDKITIYVEHPRPIEPPAEPAPPPPQPLKLTKKEQKKLRTQRRLAKEKDRQEMIRQGLIEPPKPKVKMSNLMKVLGSEATQDPTKLEKEIRAAAAEREQAHIDRNIARKLTPAERREKKERKLFDDSNSLETFVSVYKINDLSHPQARFKVDVNARENRLTGCAVICDGISVLVVEGGSKSIKRYAKLMLRRINWAASVKEEEEEETDDKPVNKCSLVWQGSVAKSSFNRFSIQECMTEAAARKIFADAGVGHYWDFAVNFSDDQI from the exons ATGCAGAAAGAATTAGCGGAGAAGTTGAAGAAAATTCCCCTG ATGAAGAAGGTTGGGGGTTCAAGTTCTGCTAATAGCTCAGTTGTGAAATTGGAGGAGAAAGCTAAACCTCCCACTGGTGTATTGGGTCAACTGTCAACTACCAATGATGCTACAACTCTTTCAACTGGGGTGGTGTCTAGTTCGTCGACATTCCCTTCTGCTGCCAATGCTCTTGATGGTGGTATGAATGTTCCTGCTGGCCTTACCTCTATACCCCATATTGAAGCTGTCAAGCGAGCTCAGGAGCTTGCTGCCAGGATGGGATTTCGCCAGGATCCAGAGTTTGCTCCTCTTATAAATTTGTTTCCAGGGAACATAGCAACTGATGTTGCTGTTCCACAGAAGCCAACCAAGGTCCCTGTTCTTCGTCTTGACGCACTTGGTAGGGAAATTGACGAACAAGGAAATGTTGTCAATATAACCAAACCCAGCAACCTTAGCACTCTTAAG GTTAACATCAACAAGCAAAAAAAGGATGCATTTCAGATCCTTAAACCTGAACTTGATGTGGATCCAGATTCAAACCCTCATTTTGATGAGAGAATGGGTATAAATAAAACTAAACTGCTGAGGCCAAAGAGAATGAGTTTCCAGTTTGTTGAGGAAGGGAAATGGTCGAAGGAGGCCGAAACCTTAAAATTGAGG AGTAAATTTGGAGAGGCACAAGCCAAAGAACGAAAAGAAAAGCAGGCACAGTTGGCCAAGGCAAAGGCTGCACCTGATATAAATCCAAATTTGATTGAGGTATCAGAGAGAGTGGTgaaggaaaaaacaaaagacCCGATTCCTGAAATTGAGTGGTG GGATGTCCCACTTTTGCATTCCAGCACATATGAGGGTTTGGGAGATGGTTTTGTGGCCGATGACAAATTAAGGAAGGACAAGATTACCATATATGTGGAGCATCCTCGTCCTATCGAACCTCCTGCCGAGCCAGCTCCTCCCCCTCCTCAACCCCTAAAGCTAACAAAGAAGGAGCAGAAAAAACTCCGTACACAGCGTCGTCTAGCAAAGGAGAAAGATAGACAGGAAATGATTAGACAAGGCCTGATAGAACCACCTAAACCGAAAGTTAAAATGAGCAATTTAATGAAAGTTCTTGGCTCCGAAGCAACCCAAGATCCCACTAAACTTGAGAAAGAGATTCGTGCTGCAGCTGCTGAGAGGGAGCAAGCTCACATAGATCGAAATATTGCAAGAAAACTTACCCCTGCAGAGCGCCGTGAGAAGAAAGAACGTAAACTATTTGATGATTCAAATTCACTTGAGACATTTGTGTCTGTTTACAAGATCAACGATCTATCACACCCACAGGCCCGGTTTAAAGTTGACGTTAATGCTAGAGAGAACCGATTGACAGGGTGTGCTGTGATATGCGATGGCATCAGTGTTCTGGTTGTTGAAGGGGGAAGCAAGTCCATCAAGAGGTACGCAAAACTTATGCTCAGGCGTATAAACTGGGCTGCTTCTGTGAAAGAGGAGGAAGAGGAGGAAACTGACGATAAGCCCGTTAACAAATGTTCATTGGTATGGCAAGGAAGTGTTGCCAAATCTAGCTTCAATAGATTTTCTATCCAGGAGTGCATGACTGAGGCAGCTGCTAGGAAGATTTTCGCTGATGCTGGTGTTGGTCATTACTGGGATTTTGCCGTTAACTTTTCCGATGATCAAATATAA
- the LOC103500171 gene encoding probable receptor-like protein kinase At2g39360 — MRASNAKFLIWILCALCLSSSLLSEFTPDDNFLIDCGSSSNNTVGDRLFLSDNNPNGKSLSSTSKVSTSSELDMFSSLFQTAKVFETTFLYNFKIKKQGRHWIRLYFYPFVSGNFSLSLAKFSVSAQNITLLKEFQIKSGSIIKEYSLNLTSSNLVLTFTPIVNSFAFINALEVVSVPDELIPLTVTGVEKVQNSLGNRALETVARVNMGNQTVLPDNDTLSRLWVADGPFLMHNDQVVVGKFVSNLTKVNMTGGLEIKAPRLVYGTATRLGADADTFVNVNVSWSFDVDPGYEYLIRYHFCDIIDLSLGSMIFNVYVNSWKVDHLDLGNVTSNIPGTPHVLDTIASPMDSSKFKISVGPTNFHEFSTAILNGVEIMKISDSRRSLDEPSFGLDSKKGSNVKVGLIAGLVAGLVVLAILATLVIVLSRRRRRSALVRHLKEEENLGVNGRECNYTVGSVAFLNSKFGYRYSLAAIQEATDNFSESLAIGVGGFGKVYKGMLRDNTEVAVKRGTSKSMQGLAEFQTEIEMLSQFRHRHLVSLIGYCDEQNEMIIIYEYMEKGTLKDHLYGSELPSLSWKQRLDICVGSARGLHYLHTGSTKAIIHRDVKTANILLDQNYMAKVADFGLSKIGPEFDKTHVSTAVKGSFGYLDPEYLTTQQLTEKSDVYSFGVVMFEVLCGRPVIDPSLPREKVNLIEWVMRRKDKDQLEAIVDARIIEQIKLESLKKYVETAEKCLAECGMDRPTMGNVLWNLECALQLQGDEKSRHGKESSSQADLSNHWEASVSTTQFSTGSAVDIASMSMSKVFAQMVRDDMR; from the coding sequence ATGAGAGCTTCAAATGCCAAGTTTCTCATCTGGATTCTTTGTGCTTTATGTTTATCATCATCTCTCTTATCAGAATTCACTCCTGATGATAATTTTCTGATTGATTGTGGATCATCCTCCAATAATACAGTGGGAGATCGTTTATTTCTATCTGATAACAACCCAAATGGGAAATCTCTTTCCTCTACAAGTAAAGTATCTACTTCATCTGAATTGGACATGTTCTCATCTCTATTTCAAACTGCAAAAGTATTTGAAACAACTTTTCTATACAACTTCAAAATAAAGAAACAGGGTAGGCACTGGATCCGCCTCtacttttacccttttgtttcTGGGAACTTTAGCTTGAGTTTAGCTAAATTCTCAGTTTCTGCTCAAAACATCACACTTCTCAAAGAGTTTCAAATCAAAAGCGGCTCGATAATTAAGGAATATTCTCTGAATCTCACCTCTAGTAATCTTGTTCTTACATTTACTCCCATAGTGAATTCATTTGCCTTCATCAATGCCTTGGAAGTCGTTTCTGTTCCTGATGAACTGATTCCCTTGACTGTCACCGGCGTTGAGAAGGTTCAAAATAGTTTGGGGAACAGGGCACTGGAGACAGTTGCTAGAGTGAACATGGGCAATCAAACCGTGCTTCCGGATAATGATACTCTCTCGCGTCTTTGGGTTGCAGATGGTCCATTTTTGATGCATAATGATCAGGTTGTCGTTGGAAAGTTTGTGTCAAATCTCACAAAAGTGAATATGACAGGTGGTTTGGAAATTAAGGCTCCTCGTCTTGTGTATGGAACGGCAACTCGGTTAGGAGCTGATGCGGATACTTTTGTTAATGTCAATGTATCCTGGTCATTTGACGTTGATCCAGGATATGAATATCTGATTCGTTATCATTTCTGTGATATTATTGATCTTTCTCTCGGATCAATGATCTTCAATGTTTATGTTAATTCATGGAAGGTAGATCATCTTGATCTTGGTAATGTCACTTCAAATATCCCAGGTACACCCCATGTCCTGGACACCATAGCCAGTCCAATGGACAGCTCTAAGTTCAAAATAAGTGTTGGCCCTACCAATTTTCATGAATTCTCAACTGCCATTCTTAACGGGGTCGAGATTATGAAAATAAGTGATTCTCGGAGGAGCCTCGATGAACCCTCCTTTGGTTTAGACTCAAAGAAAGGTTCCAATGTAAAAGTTGGTCTTATAGCTGGCTTAGTTGCTGGACTGGTTGTTCTTGCTATTTTGGCCACTCTTGTCATTGTGCTTTccagaagaagaaggagatcAGCACTTGTCCGTCACTTgaaggaagaggaaaatttgggtgtgaatggtaGAGAATGCAACTATACCGTTGGATCCGTTGCCTTCTTGAACTCAAAGTTCGGTTATCGATATTCTCTTGCAGCTATTCAGGAAGCTACAGATAATTTTAGTGAAAGTTTAGCCATTGGAGTTGGCGGGTTTGGGAAAGTTTACAAGGGAATGTTGAGGGACAACACGGAAGTGGCAGTGAAAAGAGGAACTTCTAAATCCATGCAGGGTCTTGCAGAGTTTCAAACTGAAATCGAGATGTTATCCCAATTTCGCCACCGTCATTTAGTTTCTCTGATCGGGTACTGCGATGAGCAAAACGAGATGATTATAATTTACGAGTACATGGAAAAAGGGACCCTCAAGGACCATTTGTATGGATCTGAACTTCCAAGTTTAAGCTGGAAACAAAGGCTTGATATTTGCGTTGGCTCAGCTAGAGGACTTCACTATCTTCACACTGGCTCCACAAAGGCAATCATACACAGAGATGTCAAAACTGCAAACATTCTTCTTGATCAAAACTACATGGCCAAGGTTGCAGACTTTGGACTCTCGAAGATTGGCCCTGAATTTGACAAGACTCACGTCAGTACAGCAGTGAAAGGAAGCTTTGGCTATCTCGATCCTGAGTATTTAACGACGCAGCAACTGACCGAGAAATCAGATGTGTACTCTTTTGGGGTAGTTATGTTTGAAGTGCTTTGTGGTAGGCCTGTCATTGATCCATCTCTTCCAAGGGAAAAAGTGAATTTAATTGAATGGGTAATGAGAAGGAAGGACAAAGATCAATTAGAGGCGATTGTAGACGCTCGCATTATCGAACAAATCAAGCTAGAATCATTGAAAAAATATGTTGAAACAGCTGAGAAATGCTTGGCAGAATGCGGCATGGATCGTCCGACGATGGGAAACGTTCTGTGGAATCTGGAGTGTGCACTCCAACTCCAAGGGGATGAAAAATCCCGACATGGAAAGGAATCATCCTCACAAGCTGATCTTTCCAACCATTGGGAGGCAAGCGTATCAACGACTCAATTCAGCACGGGAAGCGCAGTTGATATAGCAAGTATGTCGATGAGTAAAGTATTTGCTCAAATGGTGAGGGATGATATGAGATAG
- the LOC127151466 gene encoding uncharacterized protein At1g24485-like — protein sequence MKMLAIEPTSATEIVMEELVYTSEKSGLMNLCLAERKDGGVPFISSIQAIPTGDDLYSKMESNETFRLVARINYGKDDEFDAFSIDDYERMWTSGTTPPNCQNVSAIPDSKSPENDPPLFVLQEAIESVNASSPIILTVDFSKSSSSPSQLAYFVLYFTKVLNFTSEDNRTMNIFIDSVLMSTITTSIHKCTVVTLFPVHVKASTANVTLAAANSSVPFPPLITAMEVFTKVNATNVTSDIIDIVAGDSTPSMRFTFLSFVLMLCVSVLANLT from the exons ATGAAAATGTTGGCGATCGAGCCGACATCGGCGACGGAGATTGTAATGGAGGAATTAGTTTATACATCGGAGAAATCTGGACTTATGAATCTGTGTTTGGCAGAGAGGAAAGATGGCGGAGTTCCGTTCATTTCTTCGATTCAGGCTATTCCGACGGGGGATGATTTGTACTCGAAGATGGAATCGAACGAAACGTTTCGGCTCGTTGCTCGGATTAACTACGGGAAAGATGATGAATTTGA TGCTTTCTCAATCGATGATTACGAGAGGATGTGGACATCGGGAACAACTCCCCCAAATTGCCAAAACGTATCGGCCATTCCCGATTCCAAATCACCAGAGAACGATCCTCCGTTGTTTGTCTTACAGGAAGCCATTGAATCTGTCAACGCTTCTTCTCCAATCATCCTCACCGTCGATTTCTCCAAATCCTCCTCCTCGCCTTCCCAATTGGCTTACTTCGTTCTCTATTTTACTAAAGTGCTTAATTTCACTTCCGAGGACAATAGAACCATGAATATCTTCATCGATTCAGTGTTGATGTCCACAATCACTACTAGCATTCATAAATGTACGGTGGTTACTCTGTTTCCAGTTCATGTTAAGGCGTCGACAGCCAACGTGACGCTCGCCGCAGCAAATTCATCCGTTCCCTTCCCGCCACTGATTACTGCTATGGAGGTTTTCACCAAAGTTAACGCCACCAACGTCACTAGCGACATCATCGACATCGTCGCTGGCGACAGCACACCGTCGATGCGATTTACTTTCTTGTCCTTTGTATTGATGCTTTGTGTCTCTGTTTTAGCTAACTTGACGTGA